A genomic stretch from Helianthus annuus cultivar XRQ/B chromosome 1, HanXRQr2.0-SUNRISE, whole genome shotgun sequence includes:
- the LOC110880252 gene encoding sucrose-phosphatase 1, translating into MDRLASSPRLMIVSDLDHTMVDHHDPENLSILRFNALWEAKYRHDSLLVFSTGRSPVLYKQLRKEKPMLTPDITIMSVGTEITYGDDMVPDEGWVECLNQKWDRNIVSEETSKFSELTMQSETEQRQHKASFYVEKGKAQEVMKTLSERLVNRGLDVKIIYSGGMDLDVLPQGAGKGQALAYLHKKLKDAGKLPKNTLACGDSGNDAELFTIPDVHGVMVQNAQEELLQWHAENAKNNPKIIHATERCAAGIIEAIGHFKLGPNISSRDVTDLSDAKLDHFDPAYEVVKFYLFFERWRRAEVENAEVYLSNLKSVCSPSGVFVHPSGVERSLHDCIDKLKDCCGDKKDKKYRVWVDQVFPSQLDSDTWIVKFKKWEQTGEEQQGCLTTVKVSSKGVKPSEGLTWLHVHQTWIAGTTQNTRNDWFF; encoded by the exons ATGGATCGTCTCGCTAGCTCGCCACGACTTATGATCGTTTCGGATTTGGATCACACAATG GTTGATCATCACGATCCCGAGAATCTGTCTATACTAAGGTTTAACGCGTTATGGGAGGCAAAATACCGCCACGATTCGCTACTAGTGTTCTCGACTGGACGGTCGCCTGTGTTGTACAAGCAGTTGAGAAAAGAGAAGCCTATGTTAACACCGGATATAACGATTATGTCTGTGGGGACGGAGATAACGTATGGTGATGACATGGTGCCGGATGAAGGGTGGGTTGAGTGTTTGAACCAGAAATGGGATAGAAACATTGTGTCTGAAGAAACCAGCAAGTTTTCCGAACTCACTATGCAA TCTGAAACGGAGCAACGGCAACACAAAGCTAGCTTTTATGTTGAGAAAGGGAAGGCTCAAGAAGTGATGAAGACTCTTTCTGAACGACTAGTCAACCGAGGG CTAGATGTGAAAATAATTTACAGTGGCGGGATGGATTTGGATGTGTTACCGCAAGGTGCTGGTAAAGGACAAGCTCTTGCTTATTTGCATAAAAAGTTAAAGGATGCGGGAAAATTACCAAAAAATACCCTTGCATGTGGAGATTCCGGGAATGATGCCGAGCTTTTTACCATTCCAGACGTGCATGGTGTCATG GTACAGAATGCACAGGAAGAGTTGTTGCAATGGCATGCTGAAAATGCCAAAAATAACCCTAAGATCATTCATGCAACTGAAAGATGTGCAGCCGGTATCATAGAAGCCATCGGTCATTTCAAATTGGGTCCAAATATTTCATCCAGAGACGTAACTGATCTATCAGATGCTAAATTGGACCATTTTGACCCTGCGTATGAAGTAGTCAAATTTTACTTGTTTTTTGAGAGATGGAGACGTGCAGAAGTCGAAAATGCTGAAGTCTATTTAAGCAATCTAAAATCTGTCTGC tcgCCTTCGGGTGTCTTTGTTCATCCATCGGGTGTTGAGCGGTCTCTTCATGACTGCATTGATAAACTAAAAGATTGTTGCGGGGacaaaaaagataaaaaatatcGCGTTTGGGTTGATCAAGTTTTCCCGTCGCAGCTTGATTCCGACACTTGGATTGTGAAGTTTAAGAAGTGGGAGCAAACTG GTGAAGAGCAACAGGGTTGCTTGACCACGGTTAAAGTCAGCTCAAAG GGTGTTAAGCCTAGTGAAGGGCTCACATGGCTTCATGTGCACCAGACATGGATTGCTGGCACGACACAAAATACTCGCAACGATTGGTTCTTTTAA
- the LOC110932542 gene encoding dual specificity protein kinase zak2 translates to MWLADGDLTRWFAGGSPVGIWQGGLQMARRWEFGKGVCWWLAGEDMARWFHGGSSGGDLTRWFAGGDLVRWFSVVHQWGFCKVVQWWGSGKVNQREGGLAKYETPTIKANETNILIQNSLGRFGATIRAPIVKIVKGRKVAQGKFSLTAEACEYSSENLTPPGYCNEGNEKTIVYEFAERGSLDFYFRFKNGKYTIPWVQRLKIVVDVARGLDYLHNHLQKKQVIIHRDIKTSNILLDHNWVAKISDFGLSKSTVTGFGRSTIVTYACGTPGYVEPELNHYFTANPKSDVYSFGLLLFEVLRGRLCNVKYEEDEILSAEVFEKYYTKGKLNNIIDPNLKEQMNSNVLSKFSAIAYKCLLRREQRPKMDVVKKELEEILRIQVFNSTNVPSMSGMKQWNSLRLSFQEIRHATENFSKLIGTPGIGKVYYYGELSIHRIRMKVAVKRSPSVFGQAANEFLMEIQFVSGVQHENLVNLVGYCDEEKEKIIVYEYAERGSLDTYIMLNHENYTLTWLERLKIVVGAARGLDHLHSHLEGHQHIIHRDITSTHILLDDKCVAKISDFGWPEPQSSPSTLGCLDPEFLSTVMLTKKSDVYSFGVFYVGSQSTTMKTKVYQQGRP, encoded by the exons aTGTGGCTCGCCGATGGAGATCTGACAAGGTGGTTTGCAGGTGGCTCGCCGGTGGGGATATGGCAAGGGGGTTTGCAGATGGCTCGCCGGTGGGAATTTGGCAAGGGGGTTTGCTGGTGGCTCGCCGGTGAGGATATGGCAAGGTGGTTTCATGGTGGTTCATCGGGTGGGGATTTGACAAGGTGGTTCGCAGGTGGGGATTTGGTAAGGTGGTTCAGTGTGGTTCACCAGTGGGGATTCTGCAAGGTTGTTCAGTGGTGGGGATCTGGAAAGGTGAACCAAAGAGAAGGAGGTTTAGCAAAGTATGAGACTCCCACCAtcaaagcaaatgaaacaaacatCCTCATACAGAACTCTCTGGGGCGTTTTGGTGCAACGATTAGGGCACCGATTGTGAAGATTGTTAAGGGCAGGAAAGTCGCTCAG GGAAAATTCTCACTTACGGCTGAAGCGTGTGAATATTCGTCTGAAAACTT GACGCCACCTGGTTATTGTAACGAGGGAAATGAGAAGACTATTGTTTATGAATTCGCGGAGCGTGGAAGTTTGGATTTCTATTTTCGGTTCAAAAATGGGAAGTATACTATTCCATGGGTGCAAAGACTCAAAATTGTAGTGGATGTAGCTCGGGGACTTGATTATCTTCACAATCATCTTCAAAAGAAGCAAGTTATAATCCACAGGGATATTAAAACTTCAAATATTTTGTTAGATCACAACTGGGTTGCAAAGATTTCTGACTTTGGATTGTCCAAGTCAACGGTTACAGGTTTTGGTAGAAGTACCATTGTCACTTACGCCTGTGGCACACCTGGCTATGTGGAACCCGAACTCAACCATTATTTTACAGCAAACCCCAAGTCAGACGTTTATTCTTTTGGTTTGCTACTATTTGAAGTTCTGCGTGGGAGGTTGTGTAACGTCAAATATGAGGAGGATGAAATTTTATCAGCTGAAGTATTCGAAAAATACTACACTAAGGGTAAATTGAACAATATTATTGATCCTAATTTGAAGGAACAAATGAACTCAAACGTCTTGAGTAAGTTTTCAGCAATCGCGTATAAATGTCTTCTGCGTCGAGAACAACGACCAAAGATGGATGTTGTCAAGAAAGAGCTTGAAGAAATACTAAGAATTCAG GTCTTTAATTCAACAAATGTACCTAGCATGTCAGGAATGAAACAATGGAACTCCCTTAGACTATCGTTCCAAGAGATAAGGCATGCAACCGAAAACTTCAGCAAGTTAATTGGAACACCGGGTATTGGTAAAGTATACTATTATGGAGAACTCTCCATCCATAGAATACGTATGAAGGTTGCGGTAAAGAGGTCACCAAGTGTGTTTGGACAAGCGGCGAATGAGTTTTTGATGGAGATTCAGTTTGTCTCAGGTGTACAACATGAAAACCTCGTCAATCTTGTTGGGTATTGTGACGAGGAAAAAGAGAAAATTATTGTTTATGAATATGCAGAGCGTGGAAGTTTGGATACGTATATAATGCTGAACCATGAGAATTACACTCTTACGTGGCTGGAAAGACTCAAAATTGTTGTTGGTGCAGCTCGTGGTCTTGATCACCTTCACAGTCATCTTGAAGGGCATCAACACATAATCCATCGTGATATAACAAGCACACATATTTTGCTAGATGATAAGTGTGTTGCAAAAATTTCTGACTTCGGATGGCCCGAGCCACAATCTTCCCCTAGCACATTGGGCTGTCTTGATCCCGAGTTCCTAAGCACTGTGATGCTGACGAAAAAATCAGATGTTTATTCTTTTGGTGTG TTTTACGTGGGAAGTCAGTCTACAACGATGAAAACAAAAGTTTACCagcagggccggccctga